A window from Citrus sinensis cultivar Valencia sweet orange chromosome 3, DVS_A1.0, whole genome shotgun sequence encodes these proteins:
- the LOC102622067 gene encoding basic blue protein-like, producing MARQAQGRCSASQATTVAATLIVLLFLRFHSTEATSTFTVGDTSGWTYNIQSWANGKQFKAGDTLIFNYDASIHNVAVVDGNNYQSCRASPTSKSFSSGKDQIKLSKGRNYFICSIPGHCEAGLKLAVDAS from the exons ATGGCTCGCCAGGCCCAGGGAAGATGCAGTGCAAGCCAAGCCACAACTGTTGCAGCCACCTTGATTGTTTTGCTCTTTCTTCGGTTTCATAGTACTGAGGCAACCAGTACTTTCACCGTCGGTGACACTTCAGGCTGGACCTACAACATTCAAAGTTGGGCCAATGGCAAACAGTTTAAGGCCGGCGACACACTCA TTTTCAACTATGACGCATCGATTCACAATGTAGCAGTTGTTGATGGGAATAACTACCAGAGCTGCAGGGCTTCACCAACCTCGAAGAGTTTCTCCAGCGGAAAAGATCAAATCAAACTATCAAAGGGACGTAACTATTTCATTTGTAGTATCCCTGGCCATTGCGAAGCTGGCCTGAAGCTTGCTGTTGATGCTTCTTGA